From Lucilia cuprina isolate Lc7/37 chromosome 4, ASM2204524v1, whole genome shotgun sequence:
ACTTTTATCCTTGTAACGGATAGACTACAGCTATTGGTTAAAACAATATATCAGATTAAGACCTCGAATATAAGCAACATGTTTAtcgatcggtggaaaccgcttttAATGCAGTTGTCCACTATATATGTGAATACATCGACTGCAAACTGTATACAATGACGGTCATGTATTGACATCGAAGGAATACTGAATAAATGGATCTACTACATGCTAAGGAAGAGATGAATAAGCTATGGGAAAAGAGTGGTATACATCAATGTGAcatagcctcctaaggaccaTAAACGAGAAACGACTTAGACCTGTGTAAATTACTTGTGTGATACAGAAGTCGCTATGCTTTAGTGAGGAAGAAGACTGACAGAAGACGAAGCTTAGCAGAAGTGGATTTAGTTTCTTCCCTCTTGGCGTTTCATGAGCAACTTTTAGGAAATTTACCAGAATGGAATAAAATTCGTGTATAGATAGTTCACAAACACTTTGGTTCTGGTTAAATATATATGTTGAGATTCGCTAGAATCAGTACCTAACTGTTATCTGGCAAGTTACAATTACTAGtgaatactttattttataactaaaataataaatgttaggATATTcctaaaattataagaaataaacGGGGTTTTACTGTCCTTAGAAGACATTGAGGATACCTTCTTTGCTCAAAAAAGTATGATTGTAACCGAAGACTGAATTATAAAGAGATTaaggtataaatatatatacaggcAGGGGAAACTGCCTACGCTTTGACTTTCAGTATCCGCTGCAGCGTTCGTAAAAGATCTATAAAGTAAGAAGATCCATCAAGGGGCAGATCAACTCTGTCGATTTCTTCAATTACGCTGAAATCGCCAACAGTTTAAATACCAATTGGCATTCATATTTAACTTATCTTCATATGGTACAATAGTAAATCGATATTAAAATAGTCATGTgccaattattttctaaatttgaagGGTTAATCCAAAGATTAAATAGGCTTGCACTGACCCTTTATCATTCACATGCCTTGAAATCTTTGCAaatcttttactaatacttttacACTTTAACTAATCGCAACATCTTCTGCACCTACTTGATAACTATATAACTGAAGTATAAAAAAGTCCTAATAGTGATAGACAAATCATAGTTATAGATCTATAAAAACAACAGTTTCCTCTTCCATGGCACTCATTCTGAGCCCCGCAATTTTCGTCAATTGTagaaaaacattgaaatttCATTAATGGGATATAAAGTTAAACTAAATGCTTAACTTAAACATTACTTTTTTATTCCCCTACTCTTTAGGATAATCGTGTTTTGGCCGAATTAGAGAATCCTAGAACATCAGCTGGTCACTCATCCATGCCCACAAGTTCCATATTGAATACAACAAATAGCGAATTTAAAACCATATCAAAAACAGGTAATTGAAGTGCAACAATTGTAATGGattgtgtataaaaataattcaatgtcTTTTGCAGAACTTGAAGAAGAACTGAATCGTTATAAGCGTGCCGTGCTTGGTGGCAGTAGTGGGATGTCGGGTACAGTGGGCAGTAGTGCCTACACCGGTTACTCGTCCGCTTTAACCTCCACTCTATCCAATGGTGGCGGAGGTGTTAGTGGTACCGGTACTACCGGTGTGGTTTCAAGTCATTCGGGTACCACGTCATCCGGACATGGTCCCGGTTTAACATCCATATCGGCCTTGGTGCCAAATTCAATCGGTGGCATTTCCTCAAGTCTCAGTAGTCATGCTATAACGGCTGCCTCAGCATACGGAGCGGCCGGAAGTGGTGCTGGCACATCGGCCGTTGATAAGCTGTTGAGTGGAACAAGTGGAATCACTGGCATTCCACCATTGCCGGTAAATATTCATACGATGAAGTCTATGCCATCAGCATTAAGTCAGGTAAACTAAACAAATTCTTAAACATtccaacaaaatacaaaaattcgtagaCATTCAAATCGTACAGACATTTTGAAACTGGTTTCAAATTGCCAGTTACTTTAACATTCCACCCGTTAAATGATCATTTAGGATTTATGTATAACTAATCATAGCTAATAAcattattaacatttaacataCTAACAGCTAATTAATATTCGCTACTAACATTTTATTGTTCTCGTGCAGATTTAAATAGTTTCAACGTTCCATGAATTTCATtcgtaaattaaagaaaaaacattttgattttcAGACTTGTATTTGGAATTTGAAACaaggtttttgttaaaaaaatgtttgctacaattattttatttttttttaataattttttatctaaattttttttattatttatgttttggcTTTTTTGCACGTTTATGtttcctttttgattttttattatgtttcgacatttttacaataaagatttacctcaataaaatttttaattgcacttttcttaacaattttgaGATGACTATGGTTTTGAAATAAGTAGTTGGCATCGGtctcaaaatatttaatatggaTCTTATGTCGAGGAAAGACCAATAATGACGGATGAAAATGATCCAGATCCATTCATTACATTCATCTGAATTCCACTTTTGTAAAGTTATGAACGTAACCTCAGACTTATTCATTATAAAGAGACTTCTCGTTCTATTCTTGTTGGAGTCACTGCATAAGGCCAAGGAAGATCAAGGAAAGCCCGATAATGTCAGATTAAAATGTTGTGCAGTTGAAGGGATCTTTTTGTAAAGGAATCACTTTTGTGAAGCAATGCCTGTAATCTCAAACTTATTCATTCTAGAAAGTCTTTTCGTCCTTTTCTCATTGAGTGATTCACTGCCCTCTCAGCACGTTCTGCACTTGTCGGATTCAATCTCTTAACTTTGGTGATATTGTGTTCATTTTCGCAAACTTATATATTCTAGAGAGACTACTCGTTCAGCTCTCGTTGGGGTCACCGCACAAAGCCCATGTTATATTACAGCTCTCTTTGCGACGAACATTATTATCATGTTAGCTGCCAAATACATTCTTTCTTTCCGTTCAATTTATTCCCGAGAAGCCTGGTACCTATATGATGTAGTGCTTACCACTTCAACAATCTTCGGCTATGTTGGCAATCACATTTATTTCACACATTCCATTATAATTCGGACTCTCAATGCTTATATTGGGTTTGctttaatattgtattttacATCGATACATCTTATAGTTCACGACATAAATCCAAAGTTTTTTATCCTTTTTAACATAATGATCTAAATACgtgaaaatttttgtacatgtcGGACACCGGTATATGAACATTGGATGATTACTTCAGCTATGTAAGCTTTGACAATTATGCTTCGTGTAAAGTaatcggtagaccgaagtaTGATTCTGACAAATAAACCAAAGACAAGTTCTTCATTACATTAGATACACTGCTTCTGGTATTAACAGAGTAATTCCTGAAAATACCCTAAGAATGAAGGGAACAAACATCAGCTTTAAACCCTATTCACATTTTTTATTCGACATATCCCCTCGAGTAGACAGATGTGGAAAGGTCTGTATCATCTTGCTTAATCCTTTGTCTTATTAATCTAATATCAACTCATTCTCAACATTTAGTACAAATCCTGAGCCTTTGAATTGATTTATTCCTTCATAAGTAGCTAAATTCTCTTCTCACGATTTGGGTTTAACCGTATACCCCGAAGGGACTTCTCCAATAAACCGCACAAGACAAAGTCCAAAACTCTGCCTTGTGGACCACACATTTCCCTTGGTACCGCATAATTTTGTCTTGCTGGTTAGTTCACGAGTCAAATGATTTCCCCAGTTTATAATTCCGAAAGACTAGAGCTACTGTTTCACCTCATTTCCCCGCAAGGTTAGTTCAGCTTTCCCGGGAAACAGTTTAGCATATTTAATGTTTTCGACGACATTCTGCATCATACATACATGTTTCGGTTGGAAGATTGCTTTTTCTTCCAAGTTTACCATAAATATAAGTTACACTTATATGAAGTTCGCGAGTTATGGTGTGGCAAAATCAGCCTATTTCGTACCAATATTACGTCCATAActttaagtatatacatatattctttgCTACAAACGTCCAATTTTTCCAGctgatattatattaaaatctctTAAACTATTTTTTCGTTTATACTTATTGTTAATAAGCGATATGTTTTCATTTCGcttaatatttggttatttaaaatttttttactattttaatgttcaaaaattatttttattatttttttactattgtttttttcttaattaataacattaaaattgtaatttacttaATGTTTCCTGAGTGTAATTTCGCTTTGAGTGTTTTTCCctgtgcaatttttttttcaaataaaatctttatcTTTAATGTTGATCTGTTTGCATGTTGACAAAATGTTGAAATTGCATTTGGTGAATGTTTTCAACAACTgctttatttaagtaatttaaagcaaatgtatatgaattaaaaatattttaacattttctcgaTTTAGTTTTAAAGCAAAACCATTAATAATGACATTTTgaaaaactgtattttaaaattcctagtaaatttgtttttagaatAGCATAAAAAATACGTATTTAAGATACTTGTTTCTAGTACTAGTAAAGTTTTTTATGCAGtaagcttaccacgtttgttaacgATTAGACAACAAATGTGTATATAATTTAGAATTCGACAACGAGTGTTGTCGTTcgtatgtgtatatattttgacAACGGATGCTTTTGaagaattataaacactttggtatcaatttggtaccagtCGTGTGTATTTCTTTTTCTATCTGTGTAGTTGCTGTTTGGCTAacgaaaaatatgtaaacatcTGTCtgctttctttttattaaataccatTTTACATTCCAAATTTTATCACGGATTTTGATCTGGAACAAGTGTTGGGATCTGGTAGACGATTAAAAATTCGTATTTCTAATCGTAATTTCCGACAGCTACTGTTTCTGAAATATGATCGGGTAATTCGATGTTTGTGAATAGCCCTCCAATAAGTCCATAAAACCTGACGACATGAACTTTGGTAAATTAGCTTAGGAAGCTTTAAATGGCGCCACATATCTTGCACTTAATTGTAATGTGttcagtttaaaatttatttaaatcactCAACTAAAAAAGTGTGACCAttatatttcaatgttttttttttctcgacTCAAAAGTTAGAGAACACGGGCACATAATTCCAGACATCTTCGGTATTATTAAATTCTACTTTGTCTATGTAATAAACTGCTATTAATGCTTCATGGGTTAATGCCCTTATGAAGCTACAATATGTGATTACTTATGATAAAGTCCAAAAATTCCATCCTGTGCTATATTGCCTTGACAAATATctaagaatttttgtatttgtgtgaATAGACAAACCTTCTTTCCTCGATGAGTTGATAGTTAACCCTCTTGGTAGAGCCGAAATGAAACCAGAACTCCAGGCATCATCGGTATTAAATACAAGATCCTTATTGGTTAATGCCCTATAATGCGTGGTATATCTGTAAAAATGTCCTTATCTAGTTCATTTATGATTTTGCTCAAGCTTTGTTTAATATTCTACTTATCATCGACATACAAAAGTTCTGAGTAGAAATCTGGCTAATTTGGAGAAAAGACTtgtctttttatgttttgtatattaatttcCGTAATCTACCTATTTACTTGTTtactttgacttttcgactaatTCTTCTATGACAGCTGTAAAgttaacaaagaaaattatCTGTAACATAGTGTTTATCCTTGGCGGATTTCCACTCATGTTGGGGACAAACGTTTTTGAGTTGGATTCCTTCTTCTATCTTTTTTGACGTTGAGATATATCTATCACTAAACGATTCTGTTAATCGTagattcattataaatttttatcgcTTTCGTCAAATCCCGACGTATGTTAAgcattatttatatacatttatttgctAGACTGATATCTGTAAATAGAACATCCATTAGGTTGGTCCAAAAATAGAAGTTTGCTGATGTTCCCgtcgaaaatgaaaatttagtttattcaccatttaaatataaagatcTCACTTTCAATGACTTAGTACAAATTAGAATTGATATAATTAAGCTTCTATAAAGACTAACATGGTCTGTTTTGGAGGTTAATgaattctcaccagttaggtccttgacaatcagTTTCGTCTATATGTTCATATTTGGTTTTATCTATGTGTTATCAAACACAatgaattgtttaaaagttattcAAAAAATCGCTCAAATAAACATTCCAGAAAGagtagaaaattattattgatcCAATACGACAGATATTATTGAAAGAAGGCTTTTGCTGGATATGGTATTCCTAAGATACTTGATTactgttttttactttaaaagctttttgcatgttaaaattttacttttaaacaaacttaaaatcaaaatcattttatttagtttccGTTTTGAAAATGTGTGTTTGATTGATTAATATTCCCAGAAAAAAAAGATCTCATCATCTCGTTCAAAAATCATGAGCTTTGTATTGTGTCATTAAGTAAAGCTAAACTGTCATCTGCTTCTCTAAAACtgaaatgtcaaacaaaaataacaaaaacaacaacataataataactaaaagtaatagtaaacatttatgtatataatttacatAAGTTGTCAtcagtttttgttgttactgtataacaaacaaactatTTCGTTACTAATTCATtattaattatgtaaaaaaaagatttaacaaaaagcaataatgtataaaaaacttaaaaaagaatttcaatttgatttctcttttttccatttgttttttATCTATATGTGCTGTCATTTTGTTCTCTCTTTTTACTCTTTAtatatctctctctctctccctctaCTCTCTATCTAACTGtaactttatttacaaaacaacgCGTATGAATGATGATGGGGtggaataaatataataaataatttcactcgttttctttaaaattgaaacTACTTATTTCAACCATCTTAAATAAACTGTTTaattttgacaaatattaaaaaaccaaCGACaacttatttatattaattaaattaaaaaaacaatacaattaaactattaaaattgttttttgtccaATATTATCTTTCTCTCACGTTCtctaaatgtatatatttttatactcttatattcaataataatctatatgtgtgtgtgcgtgtatATTTgtctatattattaaaaataataataacaataataataatataaattataataatctctaccgaaacaaaaataataacaaaacaaaaaaactaccattaacttgtgtgtgtatgtgtctgTATGCGTGTctactaaatatttaacaacaaacacaacataaatttaatataaacaaaaaaaaaaacaattgcaaaaaacaaaaactataaacttaatcaattaaaatactatttgaataacaaaaaaacaaaaactactacaaccctacaacaattttatataattcccaaaaatgtgtaaaaaatcattattaactgcctaaaaatatactatactttttactatataaaattataatttttaaaccacTCAATAtgttgatgttgatgatgaataataatattaataatagcgTGGCACAATACAACTATACAATTTACAGAGCACAACTATGCCTATACTCTCGCTGAACTCGCATAATATACCAACTGGCACCAGCAGCTATTCAGCCCTCGGTTTAAGTGGCACGGGCGCCGGTGCTGGTGTACCTCCATTGGGTGCTTCGCTGACCCATCCCACCTTAGGCCTGGACACCGGCACACTGTTGGGTACAACGGGGTTATCTGGTCTGGGTACCGGCTTAGCTGGTACTGCCTCACTTTACGGTTTGGGTTCCGGTGTTGGTGGCATTGGCGCTGGTTTGCCAAGCACCTTTGGTCCTCCTCCTCCCTCATATCTGGATATCGGTTCAACCGCCTCGTATCCTTTCACCTCGGCCGCCATACGTAATGCCACGAAAATGAAAATGCTAGATGAGATCGATATACCGTTGGCGCGCTATGGCAATCGCAGTTCACCTTGCTCACCGATTCCACCCAGTACTTGGGGACTTGATGAATTTCCCGATAGCATGAGCGCCTCAATGATGCATAGTCGTGGCGGTTTAGCTTTAGGACCTATGGACATGGAATGTAAGTACTGTAAGTTGTATTgggatttaaacaaaaatactcgAAATAAATTGTGAATTTGGCTAGTAGTGGAATGTAGAATGCCCTCCTTGTATGAATAACTCGCTTTTCCTACAAATACCCGCTTGTAAACTTTAATGGCTTTTTATTCTTTAGCTCGCAATCACAATTTAAATGGCGTCAGCGAACCACAAGTTGATATGTTGGACATACCAGGCAAGGGACGTTGTTGCGTATTCATAGCCCGTTTTCCATATGATCCACCAGAGTAAGTATGTTTCAAAATTGAATGTTAACCGATGGATGGCTATTGTGTTTTATTCACGGTATTGACCAGGCATGGGATATTCAGTATctgagaaactttttcaaaactttttgtatCGAAAAACACCAAGGTACCCCCAAGACATTTTCGGTACATcttctaactaaaaaaaatttgataaataatcCGCATAGTAGTCAGTAAACCagtttgtagtctatagtctagtctgaggtctagtctatagtctagtctacagtctagtctatagtctagtctatagtctagtctatagtctagtccatagtctagtctatagtctagtctatagtctagtctatagtctagtctatagtctagtctatagtctagtctatagtctagtctatagtctagtctatactctagtctatattctagtctatagtttagtctatagtctagtttatagtttagtctatagtatagtttatagtctagtctatagtctagtatagtatattaatttttaattgtttattaactcaaaaacaaatttttccatGCCTGGTAttaactatagttttgactatggaTATGTCCATTGTCTTGAATATAGTCCAATTATgactataatattaaatatagttcagactaaaatGTCTGTCTTTTCTAAGTCTTCATCTCAATATAGTCTTTTACAGTTATaactatagtattttctatattgTTTACGGTTCTAACTATATGCCTGTCCTGACTATGATCTATTTCCATTCATAGTTCCGGGCTATAATCTAATATAGTCTGAACGATAATCTTgtttacagtcttgactatagacttatctacgGTCCTGACTTTAGTTCgcactatagtatggactagttttgtttattgttcatactatagactttagttcatactatagactcatctcaagttcagattatagtactgatttgtttgtaatttagaCTATAATCTTATTAACAGTTTCATTGTAATTGTATTTGTATTCGTTCTAATTTCAAGCAGAGATGCTGAAGGAGAACTGTCATTGTGTGCGGGTGATTATCTATTAGTATGGACCAGTGGTGAACCACAAGGCGGTTATTTAGATGCCGAATTACTAGATGGTAGACGTGGCCTGGTGCCAGCTTCATTTGTACAGCGTTTAATAGGTAAAAGTTGGCTTAAtctgaattaaatacaaaacaattcaaatattattttttttacttacacAGGTGATGATCTTTTGGAATTTCATCAAGCCGTCTTATCCACTTTGCGTGATGCCGAAGATGGTTCTATGCAATGTGATTCAACATCATTGCCTTCATTGCCACCGCACAATCCATTGCTCACCCACACCCAAGAGGATTTAGCTAGATTAAGTGAAACTCATACTGATCTGGAACACGATCAAGATGATATTAGTGATAATGGTGAGTAATTATGGACGATTTTCTTGGACAccattaattgtttaatattttaaatgtgattttatgtttaacactttacaatttgtttttgcaaaaaaagtaagcattttatttgttttttgaataattattttactatCCATTTTGAGCATTTTAGGCTTGGAAGCCTTTAAAGCTAGATAAATTTCATAACATTCAAGTAGTTTCAAAACTAGATTCTAATTTTTCAATGCAACTAACTGTAATTTGTTTATGGTTTTTCAAACAGTTCCAGCTCCAAAGCATTTGACATTGGAAAGACAACTGAATAAGAGTGTTTTAATCGGTTGGTCACCACCTGAACCCCTGGGCTATAATTTAATTGACAGTTATCATGTCTATGTCGATGGAGTGCTCAAAGTTACTGTTAAAGCAAATGAACGCACACGTGCTCTTATCGAGGGTGTGGACTCTAATAGAGTAAGTTTAGATTTAGAATCATTCTTTTAAGAATAACATGTATTTATCTATCGCATTTCCTTGCCGCTACAGCCTCATCGCATTAGTGTACGTAGTGTAGCACAAAATCGCCAACAATCTCGAGATGCTGCTTGTACTATGATCATTGGTCGTGACACTTCACATTTGGGTCCATCGTCTGTGCGTGCTACGCATATAACGTGTTCATCGGCTGTCATCACATGGCTGCCAGCCAATTCCAATCATCAGCATGTAGTTTGTGTAAATAATGTCGAAGTACGCACCGTAAAACCGGGTGTCTATCGCCACACAATAACCGGTTTGGCACCCAGTACTCAATATCGAGTCACAGTACGAGCCAAACATTTGCGGGCACCTGGTGGTCATCAGCCACCAGGACGTCCTCAAGAGGAGGCTCCCGGAGCATATGCAGATTTCCGTACACTCACAAAAGGGTTGCCTGATCCTCCACAGGTTATATTCTACatgatatatatattttatgaaatttaatttaaattgttgctgttgttgttttctaacAGGATATACAACTTGAGGCTGGTCCTCAGGATGGTACCATTCTAGTGACATGGCAGCCAGTTAATAGGCCCACCTCATCGGGGCCTGTAACCGGCTATTCTGTGTACGCTGATGGTAAAAAGGTAACCGATATCAATTCACCTACGGGAGATCATGCGCTCATCGATATTGGTAAATTGGGTACATTTAATCCCAGAGCCGTAACTATACGTACTAAATCCCGTGAAGCACAATCGGCCGATAGTGCACCCATATTAATACCaagtaagttttaaattttttaaacccttaaaaattttatattaaaaatgtccattttgttttttgcagatTCTGTTCGTAGTGCTGTAGGTAGAAGGGGACCAAATCAAATGGGTATGGGCATGGGTCAACACTTACCCCAGGGACCTCACGGTCCCATGGGCATGCAACAGCAACAGCATATGATGGGTCACCAGGATCCCAATCAATATGATCCCAATCaaatgcagcagcaacaacagccgGGCATGCAACAACAACCCGGcatgcagcagcaacaacagcccGGTCAACAGCAGGGTCAGCAGGGCCAACAGGTATGTGTCGTATTTCGCAGTcttcaaacatttataaattatataaaaaaagaaaacatacattTCTATACCAGCTCAAAATATACccgttcttttttaattttggattttttgtttCAAGTGTTCATTAAATACACTGTAAAATATTCTTTCTACTAACTTTTAACAGTCTCtaacaaaagaacaaaaacagcaaatatttctttttataacatttttattatactaaAAATCAACTTTTACACATGTTTTACTTTCATTCTGGCAACTCTGTACATAATAAATACACtgcaaaaaaagcaaaactttCTCTTTAACAGAAAACTAAAACACATGTTGTGTCTGAAAAAAAGTCTAAtgtctttttattaaacaacaacatcaacaacagccacaacaacaaaacacacactCTCACATCTTTATCTACTCTACaacaaatattgtaatttattttgctTGCACCTTCTTATGAAATTCtttccgatttaaaatattttatataaatcacacacgatttttttctctctaaacGTTTAAGTTCAAAATGATTTCATTTGCATTTATGggttacttttttaattttgttcacaACATTTCAAACTCTACTACTTTTTCTACTCTGCTCTACTACTATTTACTCTTTGCAAGAATtcttctaaacatttttaatctaTGAAAATTTAAGAGAATATATATgagagaaaaatttaagaaactttGAGTAGTTTGATCCTTGTCGAAACTTTTTATCAAACCGCGGTTTAAGCCTGTATacaagtctatatataaaaaattgtaaacaataatcAGCTGTGCTAGTGATGTTATCTTGTATTCTGTACACCCTGGACCAAACTGTgatattttataagattttatataattaagtttaaCATTTAGCAGAGACTTATAGCACTATTTTCTCAAACTACTGGTTGtcaaatttcatatataaatcattttatgaattcgccgcaaaatgaaataaattcacCTTATTATCTATTCACCTTGCTCTATGCCAAACTATATTGACAATTTTATGTGAGTGCATATAGTGTTCCGGGAGAACATGTGTATTTAAGCTGGATATTAGCTTGAACCTATATTGtccaattaaaatattattgggAAAAATCAGTCATAAAGTTTTCTCCAACAAGGTGTTAATGGCAAAAGCAAACTAACTTTTAAGAGACAAGTTTTCGAACATTtctagatcgttttagaataTTACAAGAACACTTGTTCAAAAATAGCTAACTGTGCAAACCTCATTTGGGTTTATTATTATCcctttatgttaaaataatcaTGAACCGGTTATATAGATTTGGATACATCCTCGATATATCCTTTTGCGTTTCTATCATCAAAAGGCTGACAATAGACGTTCTTTGTTAGATCGTCTAATACTATAATAAGAAGCCTGGCTTAGAAACAGCCAATTCTCACGTTTGTAAACCTTTATCTTGTAAACCAGTGTTACTCCAAAACTAAACTTGATATCATTTAGACACTAGACAGAGATTCGATGGTAGATTTCTATATCAGTATAGATTCAATATGTTCCGCATAACCTTTTGTACTTTTATCTTTAGGACGTATACTGCTAATAAGAGACTGACGAATTGGCAAATTGCAAGAACCCTGGATAACAGTGTAAACCTCAATTGGGGCTATAATTGGTCCCTTTATGTTA
This genomic window contains:
- the LOC111675456 gene encoding uncharacterized protein LOC111675456 isoform X26, which translates into the protein MPYETMHHSQQHHHQTSTANGMFDSLSLQLRDAETRRSEIERAHQETLAQIRNLSSSGGRQDIEAIENLQSRARELEKKAALENVHCEELQIELSAAMKSKSSRSSGVTNVGQNIVSSATATSGTSTSVTWAPTIGHHGHHDDQGSEIDIIMAKIEQDNRVLAELENPRTSAGHSSMPTSSILNTTNSEFKTISKTELEEELNRYKRAVLGGSSGMSGTVGSSAYTGYSSALTSTLSNGGGGVSGTGTTGVVSSHSGTTSSGHGPGLTSISALVPNSIGGISSSLSSHAITAASAYGAAGSGAGTSAVDKLLSGTSGITGIPPLPVNIHTMKSMPSALSQRGTIQLYNLQSTTMPILSLNSHNIPTGTSSYSALGLSGTGAGAGVPPLGASLTHPTLGLDTGTLLGTTGLSGLGTGLAGTASLYGLGSGVGGIGAGLPSTFGPPPPSYLDIGSTASYPFTSAAIRNATKMKMLDEIDIPLARYGNRSSPCSPIPPSTWGLDEFPDSMSASMMHSRGGLALGPMDMESRNHNLNGVSEPQVDMLDIPGKGRCCVFIARFPYDPPDRDAEGELSLCAGDYLLVWTSGEPQGGYLDAELLDGRRGLVPASFVQRLIGDDLLEFHQAVLSTLRDAEDGSMQCDSTSLPSLPPHNPLLTHTQEDLARLSETHTDLEHDQDDISDNVPAPKHLTLERQLNKSVLIGWSPPEPLGYNLIDSYHVYVDGVLKVTVKANERTRALIEGVDSNRPHRISVRSVAQNRQQSRDAACTMIIGRDTSHLGPSSVRATHITCSSAVITWLPANSNHQHVVCVNNVEVRTVKPGVYRHTITGLAPSTQYRVTVRAKHLRAPGGHQPPGRPQEEAPGAYADFRTLTKGLPDPPQDIQLEAGPQDGTILVTWQPVNRPTSSGPVTGYSVYADGKKVTDINSPTGDHALIDIGKLGTFNPRAVTIRTKSREAQSADSAPILIPNSVRSAVGRRGPNQMGMGMGQHLPQGPHGPMGMQQQQHMMGHQDPNQYDPNQMQQQQQPGMQQQPGMQQQQQPGQQQGQQGQQAEGSTGVLGGLFGGLFSKQTPQTQTQTQANQNINGYPPGQQQQRMMRPPGVQGMQQQQQQPYGPQGPMGPQQRFPGQRGPAPPGQMQPGGPMQQGMMPGQTQPGMQPGGMQGQMQGAMGLRGPMSQQQQMQQQQQQQQMQQGQMMPGQQGLTPQQQQQQQQQQQQQQQMAAAAQKKPRYFVAMFDYDPSTMSPNPDGCDEELPFQEGDTIKVYGDKDADGFYWGELRGRRGYVPHNMVTEVDDGTGQMGQMGGQMPQQPGGGTGQVMPGQVGTQQSMRNVSRDRWGDIYANMPVKRMIALYDYDPQELSPNVDAEQVELSFKTGEIILVYGDMDEDGFYMGELDGVRGLVPSNFLAEAPDTYSNQMMPGGGPAGRGGLASQRGRGQGPGARGPPPPPRDNMMPGMAGPRGPQGKNARPASPTLLDNTGHPAPDHQTQGMIGRGGNVAGMQQQQQPYGQQQTQMGQQQQQQQQLQQQQQMGGMGQMGQMGQQGMMGQQQPMGQQGQQQMNQMGQQMGQMGMMGQQQQQPGQQMGQMGMMGQPQQQQQQQQQQQPPPVSQPSGGLLSGATSLLSGATSAATGGLFGSKQPPKQDPMQPQGGAQPTQQTSTGLGGLFGGGQQQQQQQQQQQQQQPQQQQQQQQQPQVPPQGQQPPPQSQGPGAGLLGGLKGIAAAAPGGDVLSKGKDLFGKFGFGFGK